In Microbacterium binotii, one DNA window encodes the following:
- a CDS encoding MFS transporter — translation MSDSPVPAPAEAAAASVAGTPAPERTRRGPVIAWGLWDWGSAAFNAVATTFVFTVYLTSSSFGSTAETSAAMSFALAAAGIVVLLTAPVTGQRSDVSAHRKRWLAINTAVVVLMLALMSLVAPDPAFLWLGLALLAIGTVFFELASVNYNAMLAQVSTPKTVGKVSGFGWGMGYLGGIVLLLIVYFGFISPDVGLFGVTSENGWAVRVSMIVAAVWFGLSAIPVLIAVPENRVLRPIETERVGVFASYGLLFRNIAKLWRESRHTVYFLFSSAVFRDGLTGVFTYGGVLAAGTFGFSPGEVIIFAIAANVVAGLATIASGPLDDRFGPKPLILVALIGLIVSGSCIFIFHAGGAGMFWVFGLILCLFVGPAQSASRTFLARLIPPGREGEVFGLYATTGRAAVFLAPSAFGLFVVIGGEQYWGILGIVLVLAIGLAMLIPVRAASRRLTASSSSPAP, via the coding sequence ATGTCCGACTCGCCTGTCCCGGCCCCCGCGGAAGCTGCGGCGGCATCCGTCGCCGGCACCCCCGCCCCCGAACGCACCCGCCGCGGGCCGGTGATCGCGTGGGGCCTGTGGGACTGGGGATCGGCGGCGTTCAACGCGGTCGCCACAACCTTCGTGTTCACGGTGTACCTGACCAGCAGCTCGTTCGGGAGCACGGCCGAGACCTCGGCGGCCATGTCGTTCGCCCTCGCCGCGGCCGGCATCGTCGTGCTGCTCACGGCCCCGGTCACCGGTCAGCGCTCGGACGTGTCGGCGCACCGCAAGCGCTGGCTCGCCATCAACACGGCCGTGGTCGTGCTGATGCTCGCTCTCATGTCGCTCGTCGCCCCCGACCCGGCGTTTCTCTGGCTCGGCCTCGCGCTGCTCGCGATCGGCACGGTGTTCTTCGAGCTCGCATCCGTCAACTACAACGCGATGCTCGCGCAGGTGTCGACGCCGAAGACCGTCGGCAAGGTGTCGGGCTTCGGCTGGGGTATGGGCTACCTCGGCGGCATCGTGCTGCTGCTCATCGTCTACTTCGGCTTCATCAGCCCCGACGTCGGGCTATTCGGCGTGACGAGCGAGAACGGCTGGGCCGTGCGCGTGTCGATGATCGTCGCCGCGGTGTGGTTCGGGCTGTCCGCGATCCCGGTGTTGATCGCCGTGCCCGAGAACAGGGTCCTGCGTCCGATCGAGACAGAGCGGGTGGGCGTGTTCGCGTCGTACGGGCTGCTCTTCCGCAACATCGCGAAGCTGTGGCGGGAGAGCCGCCACACGGTGTACTTCCTGTTCTCCAGCGCGGTGTTCCGCGACGGCCTGACGGGCGTCTTCACCTACGGCGGCGTGCTGGCGGCGGGCACCTTCGGCTTCAGCCCCGGCGAGGTCATCATCTTCGCCATCGCGGCGAACGTCGTCGCCGGCCTCGCGACGATCGCCTCCGGCCCCCTCGACGACCGCTTCGGCCCGAAGCCGCTGATCCTGGTCGCGCTCATCGGACTCATCGTCAGCGGCTCGTGCATCTTCATCTTCCACGCCGGCGGCGCGGGCATGTTCTGGGTGTTCGGCCTGATCCTGTGCCTGTTCGTCGGGCCGGCGCAGTCCGCATCCCGCACCTTCCTCGCCCGGCTCATCCCGCCCGGGCGCGAGGGTGAGGTCTTCGGCCTCTACGCCACGACCGGCCGCGCCGCGGTGTTCCTGGCACCCAGCGCGTTCGGACTGTTCGTGGTCATCGGCGGCGAGCAGTACTGGGGGATCCTCGGCATCGTGCTGGTGCTGGCCATCGGCCTCGCGATGCTCATCCCGGTGCGCGCCGCATCCCGCCGCCTCACCGCTTCTTCCTCGTCACCCGCCCCCTAG
- a CDS encoding NADPH-dependent F420 reductase, with protein sequence MTRVGIIGAGHIGSALAKGLVDRGYEVAIANSRGPETLAGLVAELGPKAHAATAADAAAFGEWAVVTVPLKAIDQLPVAELAGKIVVDTNNYYWERDGRIQALEDKRTTTSEMLQERLPASTVVKGFNHIMAAQINTDGTPAGTENRRALATAADTDEGLAFITALYDEFGYDTVSTGPLAESWRVERDQPAYVVRQNAEELRANLARATR encoded by the coding sequence ATGACACGCGTCGGAATCATCGGAGCAGGACACATCGGATCGGCCCTCGCGAAGGGCCTCGTCGACCGCGGATACGAGGTGGCGATCGCCAACTCCCGCGGGCCCGAGACGCTGGCAGGCCTCGTGGCGGAGCTCGGCCCGAAGGCGCATGCCGCCACGGCAGCGGATGCGGCCGCCTTCGGCGAGTGGGCCGTCGTCACCGTGCCGCTGAAGGCCATCGACCAGCTGCCGGTCGCGGAGCTCGCGGGCAAGATCGTCGTCGACACGAACAACTACTACTGGGAGCGGGACGGCCGCATCCAGGCGCTCGAGGACAAGCGGACCACGACCAGCGAGATGCTGCAGGAGCGGCTGCCCGCATCCACCGTGGTGAAGGGCTTCAACCACATCATGGCCGCCCAGATCAACACCGACGGCACCCCCGCCGGAACTGAGAACCGCCGAGCGCTGGCGACGGCGGCCGACACGGACGAGGGTCTCGCCTTCATCACCGCCCTCTACGACGAGTTCGGCTACGACACGGTCTCGACCGGTCCGCTGGCCGAGAGCTGGCGCGTCGAGCGGGACCAGCCCGCCTACGTCGTGCGCCAGAACGCCGAGGAGTTGCGCGCCAACCTGGCCCGCGCCACGCGCTGA
- a CDS encoding GNAT family N-acetyltransferase — MTELSYRAARLSDVPAETLYRLMWLRVTVFVVEQAAAYPELDGRDLEPDAELFWAEQQGEVVATLRLLHDEHTGHARIGRVATAEAARGRGVAAELMTRAVLRAGERWPGAAIVLDAQEHLAPWYARFGFTVDGERFHEDGIPHVPMRRIAD, encoded by the coding sequence GTGACAGAGCTCTCCTACCGCGCCGCCCGTCTCTCGGACGTCCCCGCCGAGACCCTGTATCGATTGATGTGGCTGCGCGTCACGGTGTTCGTGGTCGAGCAGGCCGCGGCGTACCCCGAGCTCGACGGGCGCGACCTCGAGCCGGATGCGGAGCTGTTCTGGGCCGAGCAGCAGGGTGAGGTCGTTGCGACCCTCCGCCTGCTGCACGACGAACACACGGGTCACGCACGCATCGGGCGCGTGGCGACGGCCGAGGCCGCCCGTGGGCGGGGCGTGGCTGCCGAGCTGATGACGCGTGCCGTGCTGCGCGCGGGGGAGCGCTGGCCCGGTGCGGCGATCGTCCTCGACGCGCAGGAGCACCTCGCGCCCTGGTACGCGCGCTTCGGGTTCACCGTCGACGGCGAACGTTTCCACGAGGACGGCATCCCCCACGTGCCGATGCGGCGGATCGCCGACTGA
- a CDS encoding BCCT family transporter produces MVTTAPESATPPASAPTRGIARWVFWPAASVVLIAAAFAIIFPDAAEVFFGTIQTGIVNTFNWYYVLIAAFFVAFALFMGFSRFGDIKLGKDTDEPEFSIGAWFSLLFAAGMGIGLVFYGVSEPLSHYVDPRPGVTGTPEQLAQGALTQTYLHWGVQAWAIYVVVGLALAYAIHRRGRPISIRWALEPLLGRRVRGGWGNAIDAIALCGTIFGVATSLGLGVLQIGSGLQATGLPEPDTLMNVLIIAVITVFVLFSVLSGVTKGMKWLSSANLILAGVLLVFVLVFGQTEYLLREWVQSIGAYLQNYVGLSFTVSAFQGTAGEEWQAAWTSFYWGWWIAWAPFVGVFIARVSRGRTVRQFVMGVLLVPTLVGILWFAVLGGSGLYQELHNPGSMLSDGEVDLQGALFRLFEFLPGTPVLTIGAIVLIAIFFVTSADSGALVMAMLATGGNPEPKRWVRVFFTLATAVLAIALLIAGGLTALQSAAILIALPFSVVMLLMCWATIVAFQRERRVYDRAQRAQLLEQIGDHYGLEVEQENEGGLRMPAWMRRPRTNVKE; encoded by the coding sequence GTGGTGACAACCGCACCCGAATCGGCCACCCCGCCCGCATCCGCGCCCACGCGAGGAATCGCCCGGTGGGTCTTCTGGCCCGCCGCATCCGTCGTCTTGATCGCCGCAGCATTCGCGATCATCTTCCCGGATGCGGCGGAGGTGTTCTTCGGCACCATCCAGACCGGCATCGTGAACACCTTCAACTGGTACTACGTGCTGATCGCGGCGTTCTTCGTGGCCTTCGCCCTGTTCATGGGCTTCAGCCGCTTCGGTGACATCAAGCTGGGCAAGGACACCGACGAGCCCGAGTTCTCGATCGGCGCCTGGTTCTCGCTCCTGTTCGCGGCCGGAATGGGCATCGGCCTCGTGTTCTACGGGGTGAGCGAGCCGCTCAGCCACTACGTCGACCCCCGCCCCGGTGTGACCGGGACGCCGGAGCAACTCGCGCAGGGCGCGCTCACCCAGACGTACCTGCACTGGGGCGTGCAGGCCTGGGCGATCTACGTCGTCGTCGGGCTCGCCCTCGCATACGCGATCCACCGCCGCGGGCGCCCCATCTCCATCCGCTGGGCGCTGGAGCCCCTGCTCGGGCGCCGCGTGCGCGGCGGGTGGGGCAACGCCATCGACGCGATCGCGCTGTGCGGCACGATCTTCGGCGTCGCGACCTCGCTCGGCCTCGGCGTGCTGCAGATCGGCTCCGGGCTGCAGGCGACCGGCCTGCCCGAGCCCGACACGCTCATGAACGTGCTGATCATCGCCGTCATCACCGTGTTCGTGCTCTTCTCGGTGCTGTCCGGCGTGACCAAGGGCATGAAGTGGCTCTCGAGCGCCAACCTGATCCTCGCAGGGGTCCTGCTCGTGTTCGTCCTGGTGTTCGGGCAGACCGAGTACCTCCTGCGCGAGTGGGTGCAGTCGATCGGCGCCTACCTGCAGAACTACGTCGGCCTCAGCTTCACGGTCAGTGCCTTCCAGGGCACCGCGGGCGAGGAGTGGCAGGCGGCGTGGACCTCGTTCTATTGGGGCTGGTGGATCGCGTGGGCTCCGTTCGTGGGCGTCTTCATCGCGCGCGTCAGCCGCGGCCGCACGGTGCGTCAGTTCGTGATGGGCGTGCTGCTGGTGCCCACCCTCGTCGGCATCCTGTGGTTCGCCGTGCTCGGCGGGTCGGGGCTGTACCAGGAGCTGCACAACCCGGGCTCGATGCTCTCCGACGGTGAGGTCGATCTGCAGGGCGCCCTGTTCCGCCTGTTCGAGTTCCTGCCCGGCACTCCCGTGCTGACGATCGGTGCGATCGTGCTGATCGCCATCTTCTTCGTCACCTCCGCGGACTCGGGGGCGCTCGTCATGGCGATGCTCGCGACCGGCGGCAACCCCGAGCCGAAGCGCTGGGTGCGCGTGTTCTTCACCCTCGCCACCGCCGTGCTCGCCATCGCACTGCTGATCGCCGGCGGCCTCACGGCACTCCAGTCCGCCGCCATCCTCATCGCGCTGCCCTTCAGCGTCGTGATGCTTCTCATGTGCTGGGCGACGATCGTCGCTTTCCAGCGCGAGAGGCGGGTGTACGACCGGGCGCAACGCGCACAGCTGCTCGAGCAGATCGGCGACCACTACGGTCTCGAGGTCGAGCAGGAGAACGAGGGCGGGCTGCGTATGCCGGCCTGGATGCGGCGCCCCCGCACTAACGTGAAGGAGTGA
- a CDS encoding sensor histidine kinase: protein MTVQEVISEYDVLGSPPDALRSVVELAAFVAEVPMATINIITDDAQHQLAAVGFDADICRREDSMCALNLHLGQPVAVADASADPRYRSNPFVTGDLGSVRFYANHPLVLAGETIGTLCVFDTVPREIDEHRTALLAVLAARIVDILELERRTRYLHTVLQRADELRDELRRSNDHLSAFAGQISHDLAGPLTSVTMSLHLLQEQFEDELKVPPSVENWVATGIRGTSRMQEMIRDILAFARLGGVLNLAPTDLGALAHDVRADLGVTDGDPRITIGELPVVAGDATQLRAVLQNLVSNALKFGGTDPRVDLRAQRTPDGWRIEVGDRGPGIDPADVERVFDPLVRANTEVEGTGIGLSTCRRIVQAHGGSIGIKPREGGGTTAWFQLPASRD, encoded by the coding sequence ATGACTGTGCAGGAAGTGATCTCGGAGTACGACGTGCTGGGAAGCCCTCCCGACGCGCTGCGCTCGGTGGTCGAGCTCGCCGCCTTCGTCGCCGAGGTCCCGATGGCGACGATCAACATCATCACCGACGACGCGCAGCATCAGCTCGCCGCCGTCGGGTTCGATGCGGACATCTGCCGCCGCGAGGACTCGATGTGCGCGCTCAATCTGCACCTGGGGCAGCCCGTCGCCGTCGCGGACGCGAGCGCGGATCCGCGCTACCGCTCGAACCCGTTCGTGACGGGCGACCTGGGGTCCGTCCGCTTCTACGCCAACCATCCGCTCGTGCTCGCGGGGGAGACCATCGGCACACTGTGCGTCTTCGACACCGTGCCCCGCGAGATCGACGAGCACCGCACGGCGTTGCTCGCCGTGCTCGCCGCGCGGATCGTCGACATCCTCGAGCTCGAACGGCGCACGCGCTACCTGCACACAGTCCTCCAGCGCGCGGATGAGCTGCGCGACGAGCTGCGTCGCTCGAACGATCACCTGTCCGCGTTCGCCGGTCAGATCAGCCACGACCTCGCCGGGCCCCTCACCTCCGTCACGATGTCGCTGCACCTGCTGCAGGAGCAGTTCGAGGATGAGCTGAAGGTTCCGCCGTCCGTGGAGAACTGGGTCGCCACCGGCATCCGCGGCACGTCCCGGATGCAGGAGATGATCCGCGACATCCTCGCGTTCGCGCGTCTGGGCGGAGTGCTGAACCTCGCCCCGACCGACCTCGGCGCGCTCGCGCACGACGTGCGTGCCGACCTGGGCGTCACCGACGGCGATCCGCGCATCACGATCGGCGAGCTCCCCGTCGTGGCGGGCGACGCCACCCAGCTGCGCGCGGTGCTGCAGAACCTCGTGTCCAACGCGCTGAAGTTCGGCGGGACGGATCCTCGCGTCGACCTGCGCGCGCAGCGCACGCCGGACGGGTGGCGCATCGAGGTTGGCGATCGCGGCCCCGGCATCGACCCCGCCGACGTCGAGCGCGTCTTCGACCCCCTCGTCCGCGCGAACACTGAGGTCGAGGGCACCGGAATCGGCCTCTCCACCTGCCGTCGCATCGTGCAGGCCCACGGCGGTTCGATCGGCATCAAGCCGCGGGAGGGCGGCGGAACCACCGCATGGTTCCAGCTGCCCGCATCCCGCGACTGA